From Spartobacteria bacterium, a single genomic window includes:
- the nifS gene encoding cysteine desulfurase NifS, producing MTQVTYLDNNATTRVAPEIIEAMEPFFTEFWGNPSSMHTFGGQVKAHVDLAREKVAALLGAQADEITFTSCGSESNNAALRGAVDFYGKPTHIITTAVEHPAVLSVCRYLKSLGHKVTELPVDGQGHIDLDKLDHALEMDGPSIASIMWANNETGVIFPIQDIAERVKAHGILFHSDAVQIAGKSPIDLSKTPIDLLSISGHKLHAPKGIGVLYKRRGTKINPFIIGGHQESGHRAGTENTAYIVGLGAACDLAMKHMDEEQSRVAAMRDRLEAGILASCPDTNVNGDPSCRLPNTTNIGFKYIEGEAILLMMDQYGICASSGSACTSGSLDPSHVMVAMDVHPSALHGSIRFSLSRYNTDSDVDTVLENLPGIVTTLRNLSPYTPK from the coding sequence ATGACACAAGTCACCTATCTGGACAACAATGCGACGACGCGGGTCGCTCCGGAAATCATTGAGGCCATGGAGCCGTTTTTTACTGAATTCTGGGGTAATCCGTCGAGCATGCATACGTTCGGCGGGCAGGTAAAAGCGCACGTTGATCTTGCCCGTGAGAAAGTCGCGGCACTGCTCGGAGCTCAGGCCGATGAAATCACGTTCACCAGCTGCGGCTCTGAAAGCAATAACGCGGCACTTCGCGGTGCGGTGGATTTCTACGGTAAGCCGACGCATATTATAACGACCGCCGTCGAGCATCCCGCCGTGCTGTCCGTCTGCCGTTATCTAAAGAGCCTAGGTCATAAGGTAACAGAGCTTCCCGTCGACGGGCAGGGACATATCGACCTGGACAAACTGGATCACGCACTGGAAATGGACGGCCCGTCCATTGCATCCATTATGTGGGCCAACAATGAAACAGGTGTTATATTCCCTATTCAGGATATTGCAGAACGCGTGAAAGCACACGGGATCCTGTTTCATTCTGATGCCGTGCAAATTGCGGGAAAGAGTCCGATCGACCTGTCTAAAACACCCATTGATTTGCTGTCCATTTCCGGCCACAAATTGCACGCCCCCAAGGGAATAGGCGTACTGTACAAACGGCGGGGAACGAAAATTAATCCGTTCATCATCGGCGGACATCAGGAAAGCGGACATCGCGCCGGCACAGAAAATACCGCCTACATCGTGGGATTGGGCGCAGCCTGTGATCTGGCCATGAAACACATGGATGAAGAGCAGTCTCGTGTGGCCGCGATGCGCGATCGACTGGAAGCGGGGATTCTTGCCAGCTGCCCCGACACCAATGTGAATGGTGATCCCTCATGCCGTCTGCCGAACACAACCAATATCGGCTTTAAGTACATTGAAGGGGAAGCGATTCTTCTTATGATGGATCAGTATGGCATTTGCGCCTCCTCCGGGTCGGCCTGTACATCTGGATCGCTGGATCCGTCGCATGTCATGGTCGCCATGGATGTGCATCCTTCAGCACTGCACGGATCTATTCGTTTCAGTCTGAGCCGTTATAATACCGATAGCGATGTGGATACCGTTTTAGAAAATCTGCCCGGTATTGTCACGACGCTGCGTAACCTTTCGCCATATACCCCGAAATAG